The region CTGTAaatagatgtatgtacatacatgtgtgcATAGAATATGTTTGCGAGACGTAGGCTTGTGTTAGTGCCATGAATAGGGAATATTGGAACAGTGGGAAGCGAGAAGAGGAGCTCAGTCAGAGGAGAGGTAGAATAATATTCGTTTCATGCTGAGTAAACAAATACAATTAAGCTCACAAACGTTATCGCATACGAGTTGAATGCGAGGCTTAaccaaacacatacatatgtagataattatttacatacatacatatacacatttACAATCTTGGAAAAAATCGCAGTTCTGACGAAATTAATTTGCTGGGGGGcttgatagagagagatagagagggcaCTTCTCAGtgtaaacaaatttgtttgaCTGAGCAAGAGCTTTATTCATTTTTGCcggtagtgtgtgtgtgtgtgctgtgctcaCTCTTTCGCTCTGCTCAAAGCTTTCGGTAGATAAGACGTAGATAGATGCTGAAATATAGAATAGAGTGCGAAAGAGAGATCATTTGTAATTGAAACGTTCAAGTCCGTGGTAACAGCACAATGTCGAAAAATATAATTCTGTATGGAATAGATATGAGCCCATGTGTTCGGGCTGTCCAGCTGACACTGAAGGCACTGGAGCTGCCGTACGAGTACAAGGAGGTGGACCTGCAGAGCGGAGAACATCTCAGAGAGGAGTTCCTGAAGAAGAACCCCCAGCACacagtgccagtgctggatgaCGACGGAACCATCATCTGGGACTCCCATGCTATAGTGATCTACCTCGTGGACAAGTATGGAAAGTCCGATGAGCTCTATCCAAAGGACCTGGCCAAACGGGCCGCCATCAACCAACGGCTGTTCTTCGATGCCAGCGTCCTCTTTCCCTCCCTGGCCAATGTCAGCGGGCCCTTCTGGGTGAACGGAGTGAAGGAGGTGCCGCAAGAGAAGCTCGACACCATCCATAGGGGTCTAAAGATGGTGGAAACTTTCCTGGGCAGCAACAAATACCTCGTGGGCGACTCGCTGACACTCGCCGACATCTGCTGTGGACCCACGGTGACCTCACTGCCAGCAGCCGTGGATATCGATCCTGCGGTGTATCCCAAGGTGACTGCTTGGGTGGAGCGCCTCAACAAGTTGGCCTTCTTTGAGCAAATCAACAGAGCCCCAGCAAAGAACTACTGCGACTTCCTCCGCAGCCAGTGGACCAAGCTGGGTGCATAAATGtgggaaataaattaaaccCAACCGAGAACATCtgtttatttaatataaattggAGCTTACACAATTGTTTGTTCATTCAAATTCATTTGGGGACGCCTTTCTAGCTTTTCCCTGAAGCCCCATAAGTTTTGAGTCGGCAACGGCCTAGTTTCAGTAGCATTTGACTCTTGACTTCTCGTCTGTTCGGACCATGTCGGATATTGTGCTGTATGGAATGGACATTAGTCCGCCGGTGAGGGCCTGTTTGCTGACTCTGCGAGCTTTGGGCTTGGCCTTCGAGTATAAGGAAGTCAATCTCTTCGCAGGGGAGCATCGTTCCCCAGAGTTTCTGCAGAAGAATCCCCAGCACACAGTCCCGTTGCTGGATGACGGCGGAGCACTCATTTGGGACTCGCACGCCATCGTCTGCTACTTGGTGGACAAGTATGCAAAGACGGACGAGCTCTATCCCAAGGATCTGGTGAAGCGTGCCCAGGTCAATCAACGTTTGTACTTCGATGCTAGCATCTTGTTCATGGCCCTACGCAATATCAGTGTTCCCTACTTCCTCCACAATGTGAGCTTGGTGCCCAAAGAGAAGGTGAACAATGTAAGCGAAGCCTATGGACATCTGGAGACATTCCTGGGCGAAAGTCCTTACGTCACAGGCGATACCCTAACCGTAGCGGACCTGTGTTGTGCGGCTACGGCTGCCTCGCTGGCCGCAGTCCTCGACCTGGACACAGTGAAGTATCCCAAGATCGCGGCTTGGCTGGAACGCATCTCTAAGCTGCCCCACTATACGGAGGACAACCTGCGGGGCGCGAATAAGTACATTGGCATGCTAAAGGGATCTTTGACCATTGTGTAATAGCTAAAGTGTTCTGTTGGATAGATACATCTCATATCTTTTAAAATAAGAATTGACATGGTTTTACGGTCGTGACAATACAGCCAGCCGGCATTTTTATCAGTCCAAATTTATTAATCTACACAAATAAACATGAAATTTTGACCAAACCTGATTGTGTTGATGTTCTCGGACTTTCCATTAGTTAAGCGCCGAAAGAGAGAGCTTTTACCCATGATGTGTCACCATCAAAGAGGGAATTTCAACATCGAAGAGTGAGCAGACGGcacgccactccactccactcccttATAAAGTGCAGAGTCAGCATAGCATTGCAAAGCTCTCTTCGGACAGCGTCTCTTCCGAGACTATATAAAGCGCACAAGGTTGGACGAATGAACCATAGAACAGTCTCGTCTCTTACCAACTCCGAGCAACAATATGGGAAAACTTACTCTTTACGGCATCGATGGAAGTCCGCCAGTGCGCTCTGTGCTCCTCACCCTGAACGCCTTGGGTCTGCCCTTCGAGTACAAGGTGATCAATCTGTTTGGCGGCGATCATCTCAAGCCGGAATTCCTCAAGATGAACCCCCTGCACACCGTGCCCACACTGGACGATGATGGCTTCTACTTGTACGACAGTCACGCCATCAATGCCTACCTAGTGGCCAAGTACGGCAAGAACGACAAGGAGTCTCTCTACCCCAAGGATCTCCAGCAGCGGGCGATCGTGGATCAGCGTTTGCACTACGACTCCA is a window of Drosophila pseudoobscura strain MV-25-SWS-2005 chromosome 3, UCI_Dpse_MV25, whole genome shotgun sequence DNA encoding:
- the GstE1 gene encoding glutathione S-transferase 1; this translates as MSKNIILYGIDMSPCVRAVQLTLKALELPYEYKEVDLQSGEHLREEFLKKNPQHTVPVLDDDGTIIWDSHAIVIYLVDKYGKSDELYPKDLAKRAAINQRLFFDASVLFPSLANVSGPFWVNGVKEVPQEKLDTIHRGLKMVETFLGSNKYLVGDSLTLADICCGPTVTSLPAAVDIDPAVYPKVTAWVERLNKLAFFEQINRAPAKNYCDFLRSQWTKLGA
- the GstE2 gene encoding glutathione S-transferase 1, with the protein product MSDIVLYGMDISPPVRACLLTLRALGLAFEYKEVNLFAGEHRSPEFLQKNPQHTVPLLDDGGALIWDSHAIVCYLVDKYAKTDELYPKDLVKRAQVNQRLYFDASILFMALRNISVPYFLHNVSLVPKEKVNNVSEAYGHLETFLGESPYVTGDTLTVADLCCAATAASLAAVLDLDTVKYPKIAAWLERISKLPHYTEDNLRGANKYIGMLKGSLTIV